AGAAGACGAGATCCACCAAGTGACGCACAAAGAGGCCATTAAATCTCTTTAACAGAACGTGAAGTCGAAGAGAAAAGTCTTGTGGATTGAATATCCTCCAAATGGATAAATACGAGATGCTAGGTAGGGGGAAGGATGGTTGGATGCGGATCCATATATACAAATGCTTCGAAGTTAAGATCACCACGTCAAATCCCCATGAATTACTTTATAGTCTATACTTTACAAACAATTgagcattaatatattatttgagtatTAATCAAggagttataatattattaagctaatattaagaaaaagttaGCAGGTGTATGGCGTATTCTTATTCAAACTTAGAAATCAACAGTTTATATGCCACTCCAATAATATTActacatatttttctaaatgatcATGGACGTGCTATTTGCGTTTACCTTATTTTTTCCCCAGGATTTTCATCTTTGATAATAATCTCCttcgctatttttttttttttagattaaaagcTTTTTCGTGTTGTAattatttgaagataaatatgtatattttaataactaatgtTTAATGGTtatgaaaccatttttttaaatgtctggAATCACGTTTTGAGTTGAAGTCATCTGGGCACaactgtaataaaattaatgtttttctttttccaaatgatatattattattctcttaGTTACATTTTATTTGCAGATTTAAATGTTAGTAATGGACCTTGTACTCATTGTGGGAGTTTACAATTGGTTCCAATTTCAAGGCATCACACGTGAGTAAGGTTATTAAAAACTAACTTTCATGCTGCACtaaaatcaaaaagtataattttcgACTCAGCATGAACGTATACCAcattcttatatcaaaatattatttttgttagaaataaaatatttccaaaacttccaaaatgatgaattatcgtgaaaacataaagaaaaagCCAGTAATGGCTCACATAGAGAAGTGATTCCCAACCGGCACTTTGCAATGTATTGTTCAGAGCTCCGCAAGATTATAAAGGTCACGAAAAAAAGTATGtactaaaacaaaacaaaaacagatcatgaactttttttttacaaaatgaatacaAGTTACAAATATCGGGTAAAAAATCGCTGCTTTTTCTCCCTCCCAACCAAAAATATTCGGTTCGTACCTCAGTGAACaatgtgttaaaaatatttactcaaaCTCAATGTTcaattaatgtatatggacGTGAAAGATAATTCCTCCGAGGTTAGATGGATGAGTTGTAACAATATAATGcttagttatatttaatcagaacaactccatctgacaataccgggtgtcccgaaagtTTTGACCGGTACCTTCAATGGCTTTTTTCGAGGTGTCagagactttttacgtaaatgttgcgtaataaaatttaaagactGTTTCCAGATTAAGTTTTGGTTcaataacatttcgaaattcataattgtttttgacatggaggctaaaagacatgaagtagctgctctgcttcgtgcaggaattagccacaaggagatctctgaggccaccagcatgtcTGCCAGCACCATAGGCAGGATCAAGAGAAGGTTGGACAAGGgggaaggccttgaagacaagcctcgaaGTAGGAGACCTATCTTAAAGACCACcaaggccactaagaagaagatcatggcccagatcaagataaaccctcttctgagcatcagaacaattgccaagaaaaacaacatgggtaagactactgctgccaacattgtcaaggacattgggggcAAGTCCTTGGTCCGCACCACCCGTCACATGTTGTCCATGACCTATATGGAGGCCAGGTACATCCGatacaagaagattttgaacaacatgaaaagcaatggggacagaattctcatttttcatcatgatgcttggagttgttggctcagatggtaaagccatgcctccagtcttcttccgagagggctacaggctcacctcggaggactacatcaaggtgctcaagaccaaggtggtcccatggatcaggaaggagtatcctggcaagagggtgtgtttccagcaggatggggcacctgcacacacagccaagaacacccaggagtggttgaaggagaatgtggaattctggcctaaggacttctggccccctcctcccccgacctgaaccccttggatttcagcatctgggcgtacattgagaggcaggcttgcaaaaaacgccacagcagtaccaaagctctcaaggccagtatcaccaaggcctgggccaagatggaccccacctacatcaagaacacctgctcctccttccgtgcccgtgttgtggctgttatggaacCTAAAtgccaaattgttaaaaataactttgctagattataaccaagcaaagtttttttattaaaaacatttctctgtatctctacttttagtccttgtagatcttaatgaagttggaagttagaaatcagtcaggactttcgggacacccggtatataggaagatattttttttttaaattaatcctGAGGGCTCTGCAATAAGGTTGGTCATCACTGGTTTAAATCAAGGTTACTCAATCAGCGACTAGTTGTCAGAATTTAAACATTTTGAGTGTTGTAGTTGGAGACAAGGGACCAGGAGTATAAAACATAGTTAAATAACATGAAAGCCCCAATGGAAAATTTCCAGACCTAAATATCAAttggaaatttgtaaaaatacttaTGCTTAAAATAGTAGTCCTGGTCAAGGtaaccatattttaatttccaaatatgAGGACACGTCCCgattagttatttttgaggggaaggaatgttaatatttttttaaataaacaaatttataaataaagatatcttgaaacttatttttttttaaatcaaaacatcTTTACGCCCATCATTGAACCGACCTTAAGTCTCATAAAAGGGCTGAAGTAAACATcctgttttttaaacaaatctaaGTTAAATAGGGGGTGGGGAGATGATGGTAAGTAAGAGACCCCCTTTTTCGTGCGAATTCTGTTCCTTGGACTAAACATAAAAAGCGGGCAAGGCCTGAGAGAAATCGTACGTTGGTAGGTCACCCTATGTTATACCTAATATTTTTCagcaattagtttaataattatctctttaaattttagatcaataaattcttaattccTTAAAAGCACGTTTGATCTTATCACAGGAGAAACGAGATTGTCGAGGATGAAGATCatcaaagaaagagaaaatacagGGATTCGTCCTCTCATTTCTCGAGTGATCAAATCGACGATGACCACAATAACTACGTCACAAGTCTTCTTCAACAGATTAAACTCCTGGAACTTGAGGTTGCATATTTGAAGAACCATCATGATCAGTATCATTCCCGATCTAAGCAAGACATCGTAGCCCGAAAGCCATCCTTCAAGACAGAAGAAAATATGGAGGAAAAGACTCAAAGCAAGGAACCTCACGAATCTCCTCCTTCTCTTCAAATCATGGAATCAAACCGATCCAATGCTTTGTCTCGTGATGTTTCACTTAAAATTGAGGCCTTGAATAAGGAAAAGAACCGGATTCAGGAAAGGATTTCGCAAATGGAGTCTCATCATGacgatgaaaaaaatagattttttcaagaaatatcgGATTTGACTGGGAAAATAGAAATGCAAAGGAACGACTCGACTATTCTGGAGAAAGGCCTAAAAGAAATTCAAGAAGAGTCCAATAAACTAAAGATAGAGCAAAAAGATTTAAGCAAATCCCTTGAAGAAACATCTGAGAATGTGAGTATTATTGGCCTATCTATTAATGTTGGGTTCCGGTTTGTAAATCTAAGatcgttttaatttttattggacCGAACTATTTGCATCTTTTCAAAAAGAGCTTATTGGTATTAATGGATTTCATTTCTGTTGGGTCTAAACTGGAGCCGCTTGCTATAAACTCCATATTATTGAACTGGGTCCGTTTTAGGACTTATAgcatcaaatataattagtaaccatatagaatttcttttttttaaatctctttatttttttactacgaGTAAACTATGAGCTTATGTTGacaagtaaatttatataatctcattaatatatattgtaagtattaaatatcttagaaaaattgaaaaaagttagaATATGGAGGTTGatcgaaaaaattgatttaccatttaaaaaaacttaaatctaCGTATCAGATCGAGTTCCAATCAGTGACAGAAGGGGATTTCTTTctgtattttataagaaaaggaCGTAATAAATGATTGACCTTTCGTagaaaaaggtcatttaaataaatattattttctataaaaaccgTCCTTCAATTAAATCTGCATAACGTTGATCAAAAAAGGCCGTTTGAGAtaaatagaatttatattttcttttaaaaaaaccctctAATTTTATTTGGGGTAATATAAAATACTCACACactcatgacgtcatcaacaatcaGTTTAggatgaattttaaatgagagcGATCCAGAGCAATTTCTTCTTTGAGCTCGGTGCAGGTAAAACTTCTTATGTAAATGGAATTAGTTCAgtctactaaaaattataaccgGTCTCAGTCCGatctataattttcaaaccCAGCCCAACACTAGTATCTACCTAAATGCAagagcgtccgcaggattatatttgggtggggggagggggaacTGAGGatttggatttatatttttgaaaaaaatccacagctatacacaaaaaattagttttataggaaaaaatatgtaaatattaaattttttggaaaaaatttcaaaaatccataggtattcaaaaaaaacttggaaaattaaatttcaagtattaaattttttagaaaaaaatttcaataaatcacacctattcacaaacaattaaattatatggaaaaatttttcaaaaatccataactatacgcaaaaaatttcaaatattaaatttttagttataaatattttagaaaaaaactttgaaaatcacacctattcacaaaaaatttcaaaaatcaatttttgttcataaaaatttgaaaaatttaatttcaaatgtcaaatattttagaaaaaatttcaaaaaatcacacCTATTCacgcaaaattaaattttgaaaaaatatttttataaaaaactttgaaaatcacatctattcacaaaaaatttcaaaaatcaatttttgttcgtaaaaatttggaaaattaaatttaaagtattaaatgctttagaaaaaaaattcaaaaaatcacacctattcacaaacaattaaattatatggaaaaaaatttcaaaaatccaaaactattcacaaacaattaaattatatggaaaaaatttcaaaaatccaaaactattcacaaaaaatttcaaaaattaaatttcaaatattaaactttttttaagaattaaaaatactatatagcccctccagcccacgccctgcggacacccctgaaatGTGTTCTGATTTatctctactttttttattcatgaatcaGCTTGAATCCAAGGAAGAGGAGTTGAAATCCCTAAGAAACGAACTTAATTCAACCAAGACAAATCTGGCTATGAGAGATGCACAATTTCATGAGTTGGAGGAAAAATTTCTTCAAAGTTCAGTTCATATGATGGAAGAAGCAATGGGGTAATAGTCAGCAAAGGATAATGCCGATACATCTGAAATAAGAACTCTTTGATTGGGatcaattaataatgatatatgagtatttttgtaAACTGTAACAATCCAAaagtagcttttttttttttttttttttttgagattcgTCAATCCCAATGCAAATATCACAAAACTTGTGTAATAGGATAcgtattacaattttaaataacatcttcgtataatatgtacattctaGAATAGAATACGTAGCATGTTTTTCGTATAGAGACTGAAAACGACAGAGCAGGcaaaatggttgaaataaaaagtaaaaaaaaactatacatatgaatatattcaggattcacgtaacctcgataaaaaaatatagaatacttGATAGATGATTagaatgatgtattttttttttaaattaacttttataattttttagagtataGTTATTATTCAGAtactatggttttaattaatagtttatgtttctagttaaatctaaagaaaaatacatctccttgtccgaaacgttgacttgaattaaattacattagatgaatTTTAGTTAAAAGACGTGATATAACAATAAACTCCGCAAGAGatgaagaattttatttatagaattttataCGAATCAGAaatagagataagaaaaaacattcttgatagaTATACATGACGCCTCTTACACTTGTAGTATATTTCATTCCTTTTCTTAATGAAGGAATAGACTAAAAAAAGACGATGATTCTTCATTgccttttttcatcaaatccctccttttatttttcactcatgtgggaatataaatttttgctttattattgAGGGGgatctgcaggattatattttttttatgaaggaaaGGCTTagtttgtggatttttttgaaaaaattagaaaaaaagattgaaattttttggaaaaaaattaatttaaaaaaaaaaaagttcaaaattaaatattcaggaaaaaaaaaatctttttactagaatctcTTTTGGTCAGCatgaaaaatttgtattatctaagaaaaattatatttgtaatataacatttttagaaaaaaaattaaaaaatccaagctatttataatagtttagatttgacataaaatacaatgtcaaatattacattttttgaaaataattttttttttaaatttgcccCATTTTTcgtgtaaaatattttcatcatgaccaaaaaaaaacatttaagtatgaaacaaaaatttccaaaattggggggggggacttcttaagttgttttttttttccaaaaatttaaatttttctttttttttccaaaaaatttaaatttttcttttttttttcccaaaaattttttttaaaaaatcccaaaaaccaAGATCCCCCCCCAAAATggatatatacatttttcttttatcagtAGTGCGATCTTTATTATAGTAGTTTTTCAGCTTATTTCTTTGCGACTGTAATCCCTCTTTCCCGTAACAAAATTTATCTGCAATACATACCTCATTTTGCCAATATTTTGTTTGCTTTGTAACGGAAACTATGACCAAATATGCattcttctttgatattataCTTATTAAGTCTTCCACCTCCATTTGTTGAGTATTGACCGCTGCAAATGACTAATTCATTATTACTTTCAGGGGATATGATTTTCCCAAATGTCTTTATAGAAATTCctgttaaatataacatttctgATGATGCATAGAGGTCACTTCCCctctattacatattttaggGAATTCTTATTTCGAGGTTTTGTTATTTGAAGGGTAAGTATAAAcccccataacttttttgatagcctTTATCAATTTATCTATCCTTGAGATTCGATAGAAACTAGTTTTTTCATGGCTTGAATGACCTGTTCCCCATGCGGAGGCAATACAACAATATGGCATTTTCTCACAAAATGAAGCTTAAAGTTtagtaaactttaaaataaaacaactctTAAAATGAGTATATTAACATATCCTTTTATAGAAAATGCAAGGTTGTAAGTAGATTAAGTTATATAAGGAACCAACTAATCTTTAGCaggtagaaaaatattttctcttatgTAATCCATGGTTATTTAGATATTCATGGAGTTATTAGTGTTACGAAATATCTTTAATGATAAAATCCTTTGAGAAAATGATAAAGGGAACAGAATAAATTGAATGAtgtgaaaaagttttttcattgtACTAGAGatgaaattaaatcaaaataaacctaaaaataaataacttatacgAATTGAGAAAGTATTCAAAatgttaattgataaaaaaaattgacctatATATAAAGATTGATCAAAATGCCAAAGATTTTCATGAGAAAATGTTCATAGTTGAGTTGAAATATACCCATTTCACCATCCATGTTataggggtgtctgcaggattatattttgagtggggcttggtttttgaaacctttaaaataaaaattcaaaaaatcatagccacataaatttttagtaaaattttttaaaaacaccaattgttattttcaaaaattaaatcttcagccagtcaaaaacaaatatttttttactaaaaaattaatcttttgtaaGTAGTTGTGAagtttcgaaatttttttctaataaatttaatttttgagaataactataggattttttaaatttgttttctaagaattaattttttgtgtgtacctgtgaatttttgaaatgtttttaagaagattccaaaaaccaaactccccttaaaatttaatcctgcaaacgcccctgcAACATGaaaagttattctcaaaaaatttaaaaaatcctcagctatccacaaaaaaataaatttttagtgaaaaaatttaaaaaatccattatattctcaaaaaattatttttttgagaaaaaaaaattcaaatactaaaattcttggagaaaaattttaagtactaaaattcttagagaaaaatttcaaaaatccatagccattcacagaaaattaaattgagaaatttaataaaaattttttaaattaaaaaaaagttaaattacattttctagtaaaaagacaaaaattcctCACATTGGGAAAGGGGGttcagcccctccagcccacccccctGCAGACGCATTATTAGACTAATGGAGAGCTATTATGTAGGTACTAAAGTTCCCCATTAAATGATCTACATTCTTACAATTAATTTGGCTTTGTATTGATTAAGGGCGGGAAAGGTAGGATTATTggagacaaatatatattgatttttgcaAATACAGGGTGTGTCATTATAAGTTCATAGTAGCAGGATTGTCGTGGTTTCATTTATAAAGGCCAGATTTTCAAGTTCATTTGAAAATACAgtcaattattatcattttaaattcctgcaattttttcaaaaagtattattggAACCAGATTTATTCTGGACAACCAACATTTTAAGATCTTTACGGAATCcccaattactaattatttaaatcgaTTAATTATccacaactataaaatatgattggttattaaaatatctaagtttttttaattcatcattGGGGACGTGGACTATCTGATATGACTTTCAAAactc
The sequence above is drawn from the Lepeophtheirus salmonis chromosome 5, UVic_Lsal_1.4, whole genome shotgun sequence genome and encodes:
- the LOC121117613 gene encoding uncharacterized protein, giving the protein MIYYYSLSYILFADLNVSNGPCTHCGSLQLVPISRHHTRNEIVEDEDHQRKRKYRDSSSHFSSDQIDDDHNNYVTSLLQQIKLLELEVAYLKNHHDQYHSRSKQDIVARKPSFKTEENMEEKTQSKEPHESPPSLQIMESNRSNALSRDVSLKIEALNKEKNRIQERISQMESHHDDEKNRFFQEISDLTGKIEMQRNDSTILEKGLKEIQEESNKLKIEQKDLSKSLEETSENLESKEEELKSLRNELNSTKTNLAMRDAQFHELEEKFLQSSVHMMEEAMGSLKNENSKLSRELKVKELEEDSKIQLRAKQEEQCTVLIAENAELAAKLAELKSKLESEVRLRDSRDSKCLLDSQEMAVLKEKERQLRDRVASLGDQLQREKERFKSVNDKLSKESQENTTLELRVTTLSHRISELEGSLSFANESTNKFRKQSLLDQDKINSLQNELLVSRKEVKTVFSQLAESEYLIKEMEDRVEALTNAQSTKWMEFSKMADSMKELSHSMLIQSTNNTRKIRSNPGIQNNTREPS